The Salvelinus alpinus chromosome 28, SLU_Salpinus.1, whole genome shotgun sequence genome includes a window with the following:
- the LOC139557107 gene encoding prostaglandin E synthase 3-like isoform X1, whose amino-acid sequence MHPATAKWYDRRDSVYIEFCVADSKDVKINFEKAKFAFSCLGGTDQVKHENEVDLFEAIDQNESMHKRTDRSVLCCLRKAEPGKPWLRLTKEKAKLTWLSVDFNNWKDWEDDSDQELGNFDRFSEVGDGDMAFNTQEAMAKMMNNMGGEDDLPDLDGADDDESADSDDEKMPDLE is encoded by the exons AT GCATCCAGCGACTGCTAAGTGGTATGACAGACGGGACTCCGTCTACATCGAGTTCTGCGTAGCGGACAGCAAGGATGTCAAGATCAATTTCGAGAAAGCAAAGTTTGCTTTCAG TTGTCTTGGAGGAACTGACCAAGTCAAACACGAGAATGAAGTAGACCTTTTCGAAGCCATTGATCAAAAT gaatccaTGCACAAACGCACAGATCGGTCAGTGTTGTGCTGTTTGCGAAAAGCAGAACCTGGGAAGCCGTGGCTGAGGCTAACAAAAGAGAAGGCTAAG CTAACTTGGCTCAGCGTCGACTTTAACAACTGGAAAGACTGGGAGGATGATTCAGACCAGGAGCTAGGCAACTTCGATCGTTTCTCAGAGGTAGGAGATGGGGATATGGCGTTCAACACACAAGAAGCAATGGCTAAA ATGATGAACAACATGGGAGGGGAAGATGACCTACCTGATCTAGATGGTGCTGATGAT GATGAGTCTGCAGATAGTGACGATGAAA AAATGCCTGATTTGGAATGA
- the LOC139557107 gene encoding prostaglandin E synthase 3-like isoform X2: protein MHPATAKWYDRRDSVYIEFCVADSKDVKINFEKAKFAFSCLGGTDQVKHENEVDLFEAIDQNESMHKRTDRSVLCCLRKAEPGKPWLRLTKEKAKLTWLSVDFNNWKDWEDDSDQELGNFDRFSEMMNNMGGEDDLPDLDGADDDESADSDDEKMPDLE from the exons AT GCATCCAGCGACTGCTAAGTGGTATGACAGACGGGACTCCGTCTACATCGAGTTCTGCGTAGCGGACAGCAAGGATGTCAAGATCAATTTCGAGAAAGCAAAGTTTGCTTTCAG TTGTCTTGGAGGAACTGACCAAGTCAAACACGAGAATGAAGTAGACCTTTTCGAAGCCATTGATCAAAAT gaatccaTGCACAAACGCACAGATCGGTCAGTGTTGTGCTGTTTGCGAAAAGCAGAACCTGGGAAGCCGTGGCTGAGGCTAACAAAAGAGAAGGCTAAG CTAACTTGGCTCAGCGTCGACTTTAACAACTGGAAAGACTGGGAGGATGATTCAGACCAGGAGCTAGGCAACTTCGATCGTTTCTCAGAG ATGATGAACAACATGGGAGGGGAAGATGACCTACCTGATCTAGATGGTGCTGATGAT GATGAGTCTGCAGATAGTGACGATGAAA AAATGCCTGATTTGGAATGA